The sequence below is a genomic window from Streptosporangium lutulentum.
GGCGATCACCGCGAACAGTTCGGCGCCCTCGTCGACGAGCGCCCGGGTCAGTTCGGGGAACCGGATGTCGTAGCAGGTGACCAGGCCGATCCGGAGCCCGGCCAGCTCCACCACGACCGGGTCGGAGCCCGGCGCGACCAGGTCGGACTCGCGGGCGCCGAAGGAGTCGAACAGGTGGATCTTCCGGTAGGCGGCCTCGATCCCACCCGTGGGGCCGATGGCCACCGCGGTGTTGTGGACCAGGTCGTCTCCCGGCTCGAACACCCCCACGATCACCGCCAGGCCGTGCGCCCGCGCGGAGTCGGCCAGCCCGGTGACGAAGGGCCCGTCCAGCGGCTCCGCCAGGTCGGTGATCCGCTTGCCGTACCGGGTGAGCGTGGCCTCGGGGAAGATCGCCAGATCGGCGCCGTCGGCGGCGGCCCTGTCCATGGCCTCGCGGGCACGGCTCAGGTTGACGGCGGGATCCTCAGAGACCGGGATCTGGCACAGGGCTATGCGTGTCACGGTCTGACCTTATCCGGCGGTTCGGCACTCGCTCCATCCACGTCAGGCATCGCCACGCCCATTCCAGTGGGCCGTACTTGAACCTGACCAGCCACATCCGGCTGAAGACGACCTGGAGCGCCAGCACGACGACGGCCAGGACCACCCCGGTGACCCGGGTCGGATCCCTGGTGAGCAGCGGCAGGGAGAGCAGGATGACGGGCGTGCTGAGCAGGTAGTTCGTCAGGGCCATCCGGCCGAGCGGATTGAAGACGGCGAACAGCGCGTCCCGCAGCCGGGTCCGCAGGAGCAGCAGCAGACCGGTGCAGTACGCCGCGGCGGCGGCGAGTCCCGCGGCCGGGTAGGTGCCCCGGTAGAAGGTGCGGGGATCGTCGAAGGTCCGGCTCCACAGATACACGAGCGTCACCGCCAGCACGGTGAAGGCGACGAAGGCGGGAAGCAGCAGGCGCTCGGGCGGCGGATACTCCATCGCGGTCATGCCGAGCAGGAACAGCCCGGGGACGAGGATGATCCCGCCTCCCTGGTGCACCGCCCAGATCGTGAGGGCGCCTCCGAGGATCGCCATCGCGGGCGGGGGGAGGAACGAGACGGGCAGCAGGACCAGAGCACCGAAGATCGCGTACGGCAGGAGCACCTCGCCCGGGTTCACGACCTGGTGGACCGCGCCGAGGGCCGCGAGCACCGCCA
It includes:
- a CDS encoding carbon-nitrogen hydrolase family protein → MTRIALCQIPVSEDPAVNLSRAREAMDRAAADGADLAIFPEATLTRYGKRITDLAEPLDGPFVTGLADSARAHGLAVIVGVFEPGDDLVHNTAVAIGPTGGIEAAYRKIHLFDSFGARESDLVAPGSDPVVVELAGLRIGLVTCYDIRFPELTRALVDEGAELFAVIAAWGSGPMKEEHWTTLVRARAIENTTWVAAVGQAPNPESRDGFGIGRSMLVDPMGVVRADLGPAPSVQTCSLDSQITIVTRNALPCLEHRRLHVGRS
- a CDS encoding DUF418 domain-containing protein; translation: MTRRLHELDALRGFAVCGIMVVNTWQHTRDHLKSPEQNAVDWAVDNLLQSRFYPIFSFLFGLSFVLFLRSAAQRTDHPWAALLRRLAVLAALGAVHQVVNPGEVLLPYAIFGALVLLPVSFLPPPAMAILGGALTIWAVHQGGGIILVPGLFLLGMTAMEYPPPERLLLPAFVAFTVLAVTLVYLWSRTFDDPRTFYRGTYPAAGLAAAAAYCTGLLLLLRTRLRDALFAVFNPLGRMALTNYLLSTPVILLSLPLLTRDPTRVTGVVLAVVVLALQVVFSRMWLVRFKYGPLEWAWRCLTWMERVPNRRIRSDRDTHSPVPDPGL